A stretch of Gorilla gorilla gorilla isolate KB3781 chromosome 9, NHGRI_mGorGor1-v2.1_pri, whole genome shotgun sequence DNA encodes these proteins:
- the MTNR1B gene encoding melatonin receptor type 1B, whose translation MSENGSFANCCEAGGWAVRPGWSGAGSARPSRTPRPPWVAPALSAVLIVTTAVDVVGNLLVILSVLRNRKLRNAGNLFLVSLALADLVVALYPYPLILVAIFYDGWALGEEHCKASAFVMGLSVIGSVFNITAIAINRYCYICHSMAYHRIYRRWHTPLHICLIWLLTVVALLPNFFVGSLEYDPRIYSCTFIQTASTQYTAAVVVIHFLLPIAVVSFCYLRIWVLVLQAHRKAKPESRLCLRPSDLRSFLTMFVVFVIFAICWAPLNCIGLAVAINPQEMAPQIPEGLFVTSYLLAYFNSCLNAIVYGLLNQNFRREYKRILLALWNPWHCIQDASKGSHAEGLQSPAPPIVGVQHQADAL comes from the exons ATGTCAGAGAACGGCTCCTTCGCCAACTGCTGCGAGGCGGGCGGGTGGGCAGTGCGCCCGGGCTGGTCGGGGGCTGGCAGCGCGCGGCCCTCCAGGACCCCTCGACCTCCCTGGGTGGCTCCAGCGCTATCCGCGGTGCTCATCGTCACCACCGCCGTGGACGTCGTGGGCAACCTCCTGGTGATCCTCTCCGTGCTCAGGAACCGCAAGCTCCGGAACGCAG GTAATTTGTTCTTGGTGAGTCTGGCATTGGCTGACCTGGTGGTGGCCTTGTACCCCTACCCGCTAATCCTCGTGGCCATCTTCTATGACGGCTGGGCCCTGGGGGAGGAGCACTGCAAGGCCAGCGCCTTTGTGATGGGCCTGAGCGTCATTGGCTCTGTCTTCAATATCACTGCCATCGCCATTAACCGCTACTGCTATATCTGCCACAGCATGGCCTACCACCGAATCTACCGGCGCTGGCACACCCCTCTGCACATCTGCCTCATCTGGCTCCTCACCGTGGTGGCCTTGCTGCCCAACTTCTTTGTGGGGTCCCTGGAGTACGACCCACGCATCTATTCCTGCACCTTCATCCAGACCGCCAGCACCCAGTACACGGCGGCAGTGGTGGTCATCCACTTCCTCCTCCCTATCGCTGTTGTGTCCTTCTGCTACCTGCGCATCTGGGTGCTGGTGCTTCAGGCCCACAGGAAAGCCAAGCCAGAGAGCAGGCTGTGCCTGAGGCCCAGCGACTTGCGGAGCTTTCTAACCATGTTTGTGGTGTTTGTGATCTTTGCCATCTGCTGGGCTCCACTTAACTGCATCGGCCTCGCTGTGGCCATCAATCCCCAAGAAATGGCTCCCCAGATCCCTGAGGGGCTATTTGTCACTAGCTACTTACTGGCTTATTTCAACAGCTGCCTGAATGCCATTGTCTATGGGCTCTTGAACCAAAACTTCCGCAGGGAATACAAGAGGATCCTCTTGGCCCTTTGGAACCCATGGCACTGCATTCAAGATGCTTCCAAGGGCAGCCATGCGGAGGGGCTGCAGAGCCCAGCTCCACCCATCGTTGGTGTGCAGCACCAGGCAGATGCTCTCTAG